Part of the Mytilus trossulus isolate FHL-02 chromosome 2, PNRI_Mtr1.1.1.hap1, whole genome shotgun sequence genome is shown below.
CATCTGATCAGTTAAacacaaatgcaaatttttacgattttgattTGGTTAGAATAATAGCAAActtttcaagaaatatttttctgtgtGTTACTCTcgtcagaaaattaaaatgagcatgaataatattataacttaataaacaataaaacttcagaCATTTCTACATCTTTTGGTATCTATATTATGAAAATCGCATATACAGTTACTTCATaataatttttggaaaaatatcgattttagttgaaattaTAGGACTTTTTTTGACCTGGaaactcacttttgtccaatGGCATATAGTTTACAAGATTTAAAGTCGCGcgtacaaatattttgaattcagtCATCTTTGgcacttaagggcatacgattcagttttgatcccgtatttacagtttgatgaaaatttccAAATTGGCTATTGTTTGCCTGATtcaatcaaatatgtaataaaaaatataccttcatgtgctactttttttttcgaaattttgtatatttgctcaaaatcgGATTTgtgaaagaaagacataacttttttgttttataagataaacacaaattgttttttggtaatttctttaattcataagtatcctaaaaatttatacattttttatttaaggaatgactgtaatattttttttctgtctatgaagaaataacataaaaatgttgaTGCACCACTTTTTTACGTTATTTCGAATTGATGGCGttgtcacatgactaaattatgtctatgggctgataacaaataacgtcagccaataagaagacgcgttacatccaaaattagattattcagaaataattcatattcatcaaatgttcatgaatgtagaaaaaaaaacgcaattttttgctgtatatttatcaaattgaaaaaaattggcACACATAATATTCTCGCGTTAACAAACCAAATGGTATTTTAAAACAGAGGTGTCCATAAGTTAAATACGTTTGAATGATAAACATCAGTCGAAAACTGAATCTTTTCCCCCATAAGTCaaagtttgacgtcgcgaaaataacaatttaccttcCCTGtcactgtatcgtatgcccttaacccATTGTATAGTTTAACTACACTTATCCCCCTCCCCGTGCGctgatttgtattattttgaatgTATTAAACACGGTTACAATATTTCTGACAGGTCCAAGTCCATTTGTATCAGATTCATCAGAAGTGCAgtttaaattttacacaaacaGTCTAAATCATTTCTCTGGTTTCCAGTTGCTGGTTACATCATTTCGTGAGGCCGATAATTGCTCAAGCAACGAATTTCAATGTGATACAAACAGGTAAGGGGAATTTTCTGTattcattcaattattttataaatattaatattttatttactttctcCCCTTTTAATTGCAAGAACGTTCTCTCAAAAATCCGTCCTCAGAATTTTCATTATTTCcgtttttatgatattaaaatatagCCCCGCGGATTCGTTTTTCAGTAGTACTAGAAATAAAGAACGTGACAACAGGGTCAAAACAACAGAATGATAGTAACGTCGACTCGTAACGGAAACACTCTGGAAAATCAAATTGTTCATAGGATTTTTTCCTAACATCacttatattttaagaaaaacaacaacaatatatgtacattgtcggCAAGCCTCGCTTTTCATCCTGTTTCTACAGCTcgtacaaatacattttatgataATGTACAtacatataggaagatgtggtaagagtgccagtgagacaactttccatccaaataacaatttataaaagtaaaccattataggtcaatgtacggccttcaacaatgagccttggctcacaccgaacaacaagctataaagggccccaaaattactagtgtaaaaccattcaaacgggaaaccaacggtctaatctatatacaaaacgagaaacacgtttaaattacataaacaaacaacaactactgtatgtaccagattcctgacttataacaggtgcaaaaatgtgttttatcctgcaatttactgttttatcctgcaatttACACCCggtacttttaaaatgttagttgtCAGTGAAAACCAAATAAGTGTctcatattttaaagaaatcaacTTAGTTGAAACGCGGATAACGAAAAGGATCCCAAACTGAACTGTtaccaaaaaagaaatatccatATTAATACCGATTATTCAACATGGAAACGAAAGTCAATGTACAAATCAAGCAATCATTTGTTTGTGTACCTGTATTTGTACAATAGTTGTTgttaatatgcatttttcttccgcttttaaccctttcctccataacgACGCCCTGAAGAGCCTGTGCATTAATACTTTAAacctaatgatttttttattgaaaaaatcctatgcgaatcaagtatgcgAGAGAAAACATCCATGGAGGAAAgagtttcaataaaaaaaaatcatcaagtTTAAAGTATTAATGCACTATGAAATCGCatatttcatcaatgaaattcAAGTCAGGTATTCTTATGAAtgtccttttcatattggaaaagttttttttaaagtctgatGCAGACAATTTGTATTCAAAgagtttcaactgaggtactacacaggcgtcgttttctatatgtatatatgataatttaaaattttagatgtATCCCTACAAATCTAAAGTGTGATACGGTCCAACACTGTGTTGATGGTACAGATGAAAATGACAACATCGTAAGTGgtcaagtttgttttttaaaatgaatactagtcattgcattgtttaaaatatatcatcaaCTCGTAGTATAAACACCAACGCAACAACATATTTGGCCGCACTTACAACACTAGAGATAAATATACAGTAATTCACCGATTGTGTAAATTGCTTATgccaaattgtttaaaaaaatagtgcatGATTTCGTGAAAGAAAACTGACAGTATGGAAAAGCATAAAAGTCCTGAAAAATCGGAAACAAATGAATAAAGCTAGCAACCAAATATGGAAAAATACttcaacattgaaaactacgaactttttcatttacttaCATTAATGAAAGCATAACATATCAATCAAGTATTTCGATTAGTCTAGAGAAAATAATtcctacaaaaaaaacatatcaaaaagtAATTTGTGTTTTATACTACCAAACCGAATTAGGCCCTATccagatgttttttttacagtttgtgTTTTTCGTTGTATTGTTTGTCGCTCTCTCCAATATTAGTTTTGTAGTTTTTGCTCTTTGATGTACTATGTAGTATAATTCATACTGTTGttcttatttatgtttttttttatatatttattgtttcacattttgtcagcCGTGGCTCTTTAGAATCAGAGCTTACTATAAGGTATATGTTCTGTTCCTTGCATGTCTAGGCCTAACTGCGAAGTACATTGTCCTTTGGTCTTTATTGATAGTTTTAGTCCTTTGGTCttaattgatagttttagtCCTTTGGTCTTTATTGATAGTTTTAGTCCTTTGGTCTTTATTGATAGTTTTAGTCCTTTGGTctttattgatagtttttgtcctttgGTCTTTATTGATAGTTTTAGTCCTTTGGTCTTTATTGATAGTATTTGTCCTTTGGTCTTTATTGATAGTTTTAGTCCTTTGGTctttattgatagtttttgtcctttggtctttataaatagtttttgtCCTTTGGTCTTTATTGATAGTGTTTGTCCTTTCGTCTTTATTGATAGTTGTAGTCCTTTGGTctttattgatagtttttgtccttaggtctttattgatagtttttgtcctttgGTCTTTATTGATAGTTTTAGTCCTTTGGTCTTTATTGATAGTTTTAGTCCTTTGGTCTTTATTGATAGTGTTTGTCCTTTGGTCTTTATTGATAGTTTTAGTCCTTTGGTCttaattgatagttttagtCCTTTGGTCTTTATTGATAGTTTTAGTCCTTTGGTCTTTATTGATAGTTTTAGTCCTTTGGTctttattgatagtttttgtcctaTGGTCTTTATTGATAGTTTTAGTCCTTTGGTctttattgatagtttttgtcctttgGTCTTTATTGATAGTTTTAGTCCTTTGGTctttattgatagtttttgtcctttgGTCTTTATTGATAGTTTTAGTCCTTTGGTCTTTATTGATAGTTTTAGTCCTTTGGTctttattgatagtttttgtcctttgGTCTTTATTGATAGATTTAGTCCTTTGGTctttattgatagtttttttcCTTTGGTCTTTATTGATAGTTTTAGTCCTTTGGTCTTTATTGATAGTTTTAGTCCTTTGGTCTTTATTGATAGTTTTAGTCCTTTGGTctttattgatagtttttgtcctttgGTCTTTATTGATAGTTTTAGTCCGTTGGTctttattgatagtttttgtcctttgGTCTTAATTGATAGGTTTAGTCCTTTGGTctttattgatagtttttgtcctttgGTCTTTATTGGTAGTTTTAGTCCTTTGGTCTTTATTGAAAGTTTTTGTCCTTTGGTCTTTATTGATAGTTTTAGTCCTTTAGTTTTTATTGATAGTTTTAGTCCTTTGGTctttattgatagtttttgtccttaggtctttattgatagtttttgtcctttgGTCTATATTGATAGTTTTAGTCCTTTGGTCtctattgatagtttttgtcctttgGTCTTTATTGATAGTTTTAGTCCTTTGgtctttatttatagttttagtCCTTTGGTctttattgatagtttttgtcctttgGTCTTTATTGATAGTTTTAGTCCTTTGGTctttattgatagtttttgtcctttgGTTTTTATTGATAGTTTTAGTCCTTTTGTCGTTATTGATAGTTTTAGTCCTTTGGTGTTTATTGATAGTTTTAGTCCTTTGGTctttattgatagtttttgtcctttggtctttattgatagtttttgtcctttgGTCTTTATTGATAGTTTTAGTACTTTGGTCTtcattgatagtttttgtcctttgGTCTTTATTGCTAGTTTTAGTCCTTTGGTCTTTATTAATAGTTTTAGTCCTTTGGTCTTTATTGATAGTTTTAGTCCTTTGGTCTTTATTGAGAGTTTTTGTCCTTTGGTCTTTATTGATAGTTTTAGTCCTATGGTctttattgatagtttttgtcctttggtctttattgatagtttttgtcccTTGGTCTTTATTAATAGTTTTTGTCCTTTGGTCTTTATTGATAGTTTTAGTCCTTTGGTctttattgatagtttttgtcctttgGTCTTTATTGATAGTTTTAGTCCTTTGGTCTTTATTGATAGTTTTAGTCCTTTGGTCTTTATTGATAGTGTTTGTCCTTTGGTCTTTATTGATAGTTTTAGTCCTTTGGTCttaattgatagttttagtCCTTTGGTCTTTATTGATAGTTTTAGTCCTTTGGTCTTTATTGATAGTTTTAGTCCTTTGGTctttattgatagtttttgtcctaTGGTCTTTATTGATAGTTTTAGTCCTTTGGTctttattgatagtttttgtcctttgGTCTTTATTGATAGTTTTAGTCCTTTGGTctttattgatagtttttgtcctttgGTCTTTATTGATAGTTTTAGTCCTTTGGTCTTTATTGATAGTTTTAGTCCTTTGGTctttattgatagtttttgtcctttgGTCTTTATTGATAGATTTAGTCCTTTGGTctttattgatagtttttttcCTTTGGTCTTTATTGATAGTTTTAGTCCTTTGGTCTTTATTGATAGTTTTAGTCCTTTGGTCTTTATTGATAGTTTTAGTCCTTTGGTctttattgatagtttttgtcctttgGTCTTTATTGATAGTTTTAGTCCGTTGGTctttattgatagtttttgtcctttgGTCTTAATTGATAGGTTTAGTCCTTTGGTctttattgatagtttttgtcctttgGTCTTTATTGGTAGTTTTAGTCCTTTGGTCTTTATTGAAAGTTTTTGTCCTTTGGTCTTTATTGATAGTTTTAGTCCTTTAGTTTTTATTGATAGTTTTAGTCCTTTGGTctttattgatagtttttgtccttaggtctttattgatagtttttgtcctttgGTCTATATTGATAGTTTTAGTCCTTTGGTCtctattgatagtttttgtcctttgGTCTTTATTGATAGTTTTAGTCCTTTGgtctttatttatagttttagtCCTTTGGTctttattgatagtttttgtcctttgGTCTTTATTGATAGTTTTAGTCCTTTGGTctttattgatagtttttgtcctttgGTTTTTATTGATAGTTTTAGTCCTTTTGTCGTTATTGATAGTTTTAGTCCTTTGGTGTTTATTGATAGTTTTAGTCCTTTGGTctttattgatagtttttgtcctttggtctttattgatagtttttgtcctttgGTCTTTATTGATAGTTTTAGTACTTTGGTCTtcattgatagtttttgtcctttgGTCTTTATTGCTAGTTTTAGTCCTTTGGTCTTTATTAATAGTTTTAGTCCTTTGGTCTTTATTGATAGTTTTAGTCCTTTGGTCTTTATTGAGAGTTTTTGTCCTTTGGTCTTTATTGATAGTTTTAGTCCTATGGTctttattgatagtttttgtcctttgGTCTTTATCGATAGTTTTTGTCCCTTGGTCTTTATTAATAGTTTTTGTCCTTTGGTCTTTATTGATAGTTTTAGTCCTTTGGTctttattgatagtttttgtcctttgGTCTTTATTGATAGTTTTAGTCCTTTGGTCTTTATTGATAGTTTTAGTCCTTTGGTctttattgatagtttttgtcctttggtctttattgatagtttttgtcccTTGGTCTTTATTAATAGTTTTTGTCCTTTGGTCTTTATTGATAGTTTTAGTCCTTTGGTCTTTATTGATAGTTTTAGTCCTTTGGTctttattgatagtttttgtcctttgGTCTCTATTGATAGTTTTAGTCCTTTGGTCTTTATTGATAGTTTTAGTCCTTTGGTctttattgatagtttttgtcctttggtctttattgatagtttttgtcccTTGGTCTTTATTAATAGTTTTTGTCCTTTGGTCTTTATTGATAGTTTTAGTCCTTTGGTctttattgatagtttttgtcctttgGTCTTTATTGATAGTTTTAGTCCTTTGGTctttattgatagtttttgtcctttggtctttattgatagtttttgtcctttgGTCTTTATTGATAGTTTTCACATTGACACTACATCACATATGTTTACTATCCTATCATATAAATCATGTTAAAGATAACCAAAGATATTGTTTACTTTCAGGCTGGCTGTACTATCTTAGATAAAATTTTGGGGTACGTGTTTGGACTTGGACAGCTGACAGTGATCACTATTGCTATTTTAGGCGGCGTTATCATCTTTACAATAATCACCTTTATCATTGTCTACCATGTATGTtgtaagaaaaaacataatagAGTCCATGATACCCAAGAGGCGCACCCTGGGACATCAAGAAACACACCCAATAGAGAGAGTAGGAAGGGCCAAAAAGGAAAGAGAACGGTCACTGTTGTAGCACCGGCACCTCACACATCGGAAGCATCTAAATCAACAAGAAAGCAGACTTCCGGTAGGAATTCGAAGTCAAAGAAAAGGTCGGACGAGGAAAATGATCCATTTTGGTGAAAATGAATGCtcatcaatttatatatttgtaatacCATCGGGTAATGTCGTTTTACTTAATCAAAGATATGACAGTTAATAGTACACGTCAGTACCTTCTCAGTTTCCTAACGGACGTAGAGCTGTTACTTCGTACATGTGTAGTTATATAATGTATGACATGGTGAACTAATTTTGATATACTTACAAATTGTGCATGGTTTTTCCtcgatttaacttttttaatagaaatagaaaCTTAACGCACATCTTTACTTCTTATGTTTGGCCCAAGTTTATTGAAAATAGATGTATTTTATTCTTTACTCAACTCGAAGCTGACTAAGAACATTAAAAAGAACgtgttttttttcgtttttttctttgttttgttttttaaatatgtattggACAGAATCATTAGTtagaaattaaatatctttGAAAGTCATCATATATGGCATAATAAAGAAAAGTGTATATTGATAAGACATTTTGATCAtagtaaatcaaaataaaatgcgGAGACTTGTAGCGTTCAGCAATAATTAGTGTGATATTTTTATGTATGGGGTTATATGAATTCATTCAAATGTATCGTCACATTCAGTGAAATGTGtaatataaaattatctctTACAAAGCTTGAACGCCTCTGTGTTTCTATTTGTTAAGAATTCGCTTTAAATTATGCTATCATACTACTATAAAGTCACATTTCATTGTTCCGTGTTACTTTCAATGTATTGTTATAATAAAAGGTTCGGAACAGTATATTCAaatcttttgtttgatttacaCTTCCTTCACATCTTATGATTACACTGCATTAAAATCATGCTAAATGTGAGtgtgttatattgttttatctaGCTGAATGCCATTCAGTTGTATCCGAACAAGCGGTAATGAGAATTCATTTATTCAGTAACTGTTCCGTTAAGTTTTGAATATAAAGTCAgcagaaagaaaagaaaaggaaacgaaaatatgtaaaactatAGTATACGATTTGGCTAATTATTACCGTGCTCTGGGAGACTGTTACGTACCACGCGCAAGGTGTTTGGCAGTTGTTTGAGAAAAGTATGCATAacttgttaaaataagttttaactAAATCTGGAATCAAGAAACACACCATTTAAAcacaaaagaaagataaaaCCTGTTAAACAAActtcaaggctccgtgttgaaggccgtaccttgg
Proteins encoded:
- the LOC134708646 gene encoding uncharacterized protein LOC134708646, which produces MSLGRFSTFVIVLTAFFGSSFCLNIIPDYFMNSGGLGNCGETINNKEDVYIRSHTGAYQLGSIINYGANENCELTFNAGTGKKVLINFLEFELENAAGNECLDGLEIFDHQNTTTSTNSNNATVSYNCTINNNATIDNCTAANNCSLDNCTVANNCSIENTTLTTNLCTMENSSSLTNQITADLTVCGSAGPSPFVSDSSEVQFKFYTNSLNHFSGFQLLVTSFREADNCSSNEFQCDTNRCIPTNLKCDTVQHCVDGTDENDNIAGCTILDKILGYVFGLGQLTVITIAILGGVIIFTIITFIIVYHVCCKKKHNRVHDTQEAHPGTSRNTPNRESRKGQKGKRTVTVVAPAPHTSEASKSTRKQTSGRNSKSKKRSDEENDPFW